The Alphaproteobacteria bacterium genome contains a region encoding:
- a CDS encoding glucose 1-dehydrogenase, protein MNPFDLSGRVAIVTGGNGGIGLGMAEGLAAAGATVVLAGRNASKGAAAVKQIKDAGGKAEFANVDVTDEKSCRALIDGVAKTHGKLNILVNNAGINIRKPPDQLNAAEWRSVIDTNLTSAFICSHAAHPHMKKAGGGKIINIGSMMSIFAAGFAPAYAASKGGIVQFGRACATAWAKDNIQVNAVLPGWIDTDLTKNARREVSGLHERVLGRTPAGRWGDPKDFAGIAVFLASPASDFVTGTAIPVDGGFSVQG, encoded by the coding sequence ATGAATCCGTTCGATCTCTCCGGCCGCGTCGCCATCGTGACCGGCGGCAACGGCGGCATCGGGCTTGGCATGGCCGAGGGGCTTGCAGCGGCCGGCGCGACAGTTGTGCTTGCCGGGCGCAACGCCAGCAAGGGTGCCGCGGCCGTGAAGCAGATCAAGGACGCAGGCGGCAAGGCCGAATTCGCGAACGTCGACGTGACCGACGAGAAATCCTGCCGCGCGCTGATCGATGGCGTCGCGAAGACACACGGCAAGCTCAATATTCTGGTCAACAACGCCGGCATCAACATTCGCAAGCCGCCGGATCAGCTCAACGCCGCCGAATGGCGCAGCGTGATCGATACGAATCTCACCAGTGCGTTCATCTGCTCGCATGCGGCGCACCCGCACATGAAAAAGGCGGGCGGCGGCAAGATCATCAATATCGGCTCGATGATGTCGATCTTCGCGGCGGGGTTCGCTCCGGCCTATGCGGCGAGCAAGGGCGGCATCGTGCAGTTCGGCCGCGCCTGCGCGACCGCGTGGGCGAAGGACAACATCCAGGTGAACGCCGTGCTGCCGGGCTGGATCGACACGGATCTCACCAAGAACGCACGGCGTGAGGTGTCGGGCTTGCACGAGCGCGTGCTCGGCCGCACGCCGGCGGGCCGCTGGGGCGATCCGAAAGATTTCGCCGGCATCGCGGTGTTTCTGGCGAGCCCCGCGTCGGATTTCGTCACCGGCACGGCGATCCCGGTCGACGGCGGGTTTTCGGTGCAGGGCTAG
- a CDS encoding FkbM family methyltransferase: MNFDDALKHYAPRAWFRFKFLKYKYFKRGEAEIHLIRRLIEPGTTTLDIGCSIGIYAAEMARYASKVIAFEANPAVAQFARMVAPRNVEVVNVALSSAPGRATLKIPLNPRGETIDELATIETGNPLHAGESGSVDVDMKRLDDVGITSCSFIKIDVEGHEEAVLEGASSLIAVQRPTLMIELDESLNKGALARLSARYAALNYRVFFLSHGKLRPVSEFDPARHQNATNLKPRHKLPPEAEYINNFVFVPEERSARVLAPV, from the coding sequence ATGAATTTCGACGACGCCTTGAAGCACTACGCGCCGCGCGCCTGGTTTCGCTTCAAATTCCTCAAGTACAAATACTTCAAGCGGGGCGAGGCCGAGATTCACCTGATCCGGCGTCTGATCGAGCCTGGCACGACCACGCTCGACATCGGCTGCTCGATCGGCATCTATGCGGCCGAGATGGCGCGCTACGCCAGCAAGGTGATCGCATTCGAGGCCAATCCCGCGGTCGCGCAGTTCGCCCGCATGGTCGCGCCGCGCAATGTCGAGGTCGTCAATGTGGCGCTGTCGTCCGCACCGGGACGCGCCACGTTGAAAATTCCGCTCAATCCCCGTGGCGAGACCATCGACGAACTCGCGACCATCGAAACGGGCAATCCGCTGCATGCCGGCGAGAGCGGAAGCGTCGACGTCGACATGAAACGACTCGACGATGTCGGGATCACGAGTTGCTCGTTCATCAAGATCGACGTGGAAGGGCACGAAGAAGCCGTGCTCGAGGGCGCCTCCTCGCTCATCGCCGTGCAGCGGCCTACCCTGATGATCGAACTCGACGAGAGCCTGAACAAAGGCGCGCTGGCGCGCCTTTCAGCGCGCTACGCGGCGCTAAACTACCGCGTTTTCTTCCTTTCACACGGCAAGCTGCGCCCGGTCAGCGAATTCGATCCGGCGCGTCACCAGAATGCCACCAATCTCAAGCCGCGCCACAAGCTTCCGCCCGAGGCCGAGTACATCAACAATTTCGTGTTCGTTCCGGAGGAGAGAAGCGCTCGCGTTCTCGCGCCCGTCTAG
- the ccrA gene encoding crotonyl-CoA carboxylase/reductase: MSTVVQLSTPRSNAPKALYEIGEIPPLGHVPEKMYAWAIRKERHGPPESSFQIEVLPTWPIADDEVLVLVMAAGVNYNGVWAGLGQPVSPIDSHKNPYHIAGSDASGLVWKVGDKVKRWKVGDEVIVHCNQDDGDDEDCNGGDPLLSPSQRIWGYETPDGSFAQFCRVQSRQLMEKPKHLTWEESACYTLTLATAYRMLFGHAPHTLKPGDNVLIWGASGGLGVFGVQLVAASGANAIAIVSDESKAEYVLNLGAKGVIYRKEFKCWGQMPKVNTPDYNNWVKEARQFGKAIWAITGKRDVDIVFEHPGEETFPVSCLVVKRGGMVVFCAGTTGYNITFDARYVWMRQKRIQGSHFAHLKQASAANQFVLDRRIDPCMSKVFSWEKIPDAHTLMMKNQHPPGNMAVLVNAPRPGCRTLDDVLEPGEEG, translated from the coding sequence ATGTCGACTGTGGTGCAACTGTCCACGCCGCGCAGTAACGCGCCGAAGGCGCTCTACGAGATCGGCGAGATTCCACCGCTCGGACACGTGCCGGAGAAGATGTACGCCTGGGCGATCCGCAAGGAGCGCCACGGGCCGCCCGAGTCCTCGTTTCAGATCGAGGTGCTGCCGACCTGGCCGATCGCCGACGACGAGGTGCTGGTCCTCGTGATGGCGGCGGGCGTGAACTACAACGGCGTGTGGGCAGGCCTCGGCCAGCCGGTCTCGCCGATCGACAGCCACAAGAATCCCTATCACATCGCCGGCTCCGACGCGTCCGGACTCGTGTGGAAGGTCGGCGACAAGGTGAAACGCTGGAAGGTCGGCGACGAGGTGATCGTCCACTGCAATCAGGACGACGGCGACGACGAGGACTGCAACGGCGGCGACCCGCTGCTGTCGCCCTCGCAGCGCATCTGGGGTTACGAGACGCCGGACGGCTCGTTCGCGCAGTTCTGCCGCGTGCAGTCGCGCCAGCTGATGGAAAAGCCGAAGCATCTCACCTGGGAAGAGTCGGCCTGCTACACGCTCACGCTGGCGACCGCCTACCGCATGCTGTTCGGCCATGCGCCGCATACGCTCAAGCCCGGCGACAACGTGCTGATCTGGGGCGCGAGCGGTGGGCTCGGCGTGTTCGGCGTGCAGCTAGTCGCGGCCTCGGGCGCAAATGCCATTGCGATCGTCTCCGACGAGAGCAAGGCCGAGTACGTGCTCAACCTCGGCGCCAAGGGCGTGATCTACCGCAAGGAGTTCAAGTGCTGGGGCCAGATGCCCAAGGTTAACACGCCCGACTACAACAACTGGGTCAAGGAAGCGCGCCAGTTCGGCAAGGCGATCTGGGCGATCACCGGCAAGCGCGACGTGGACATCGTGTTCGAGCATCCGGGCGAGGAGACGTTTCCGGTGTCATGCCTGGTGGTAAAGCGCGGCGGCATGGTGGTCTTCTGCGCCGGCACCACCGGCTACAACATCACGTTCGACGCGCGCTATGTGTGGATGCGGCAGAAGCGCATCCAGGGCTCTCACTTCGCGCACCTGAAACAGGCGAGCGCCGCCAATCAGTTCGTGCTGGACCGCCGCATCGATCCCTGCATGAGCAAGGTTTTTTCGTGGGAGAAGATCCCTGACGCGCACACGCTGATGATGAAGAACCAGCATCCGCCCGGCAACATGGCAGTGCTGGTGAATGCGCCGCGCCCAGGCTGCCGCACGCTCGATGACGTGCTGGAGCCGGGGGAGGAAGGCTAG
- a CDS encoding GlsB/YeaQ/YmgE family stress response membrane protein, which produces MMVESLIAWLIVGAIAGWLAGLIVKGFGFGLVGNIVVGIIGAVIAGYLLPRLGIALGVGMIAAIINAVIGAVVLLVIIGLVRRAT; this is translated from the coding sequence ATCATGGTCGAAAGTCTGATTGCTTGGCTGATCGTCGGAGCGATTGCGGGCTGGCTCGCAGGCCTCATCGTGAAGGGCTTCGGCTTCGGACTGGTCGGCAACATCGTCGTCGGCATCATCGGCGCGGTGATCGCGGGCTATCTGTTGCCGCGGCTGGGCATCGCTCTCGGCGTCGGCATGATCGCCGCGATCATCAATGCGGTGATCGGCGCCGTCGTCCTGCTGGTCATCATCGGGCTGGTCCGAAGGGCCACCTGA
- a CDS encoding protein meaA has translation MTEQPRRDKPPRDKPWIFRTYSGHSNAAESNALYRKNLAKGQTGLSVAFDLPTQTGYDSDHILARGEVGKVGVPICHLGDMRTLFEQIPLDEMNTSMTINATAAWLLALYIAVADEQGVPRGKLQGTTQNDIVKEYLSRGTYVFPPAPSMRLIKDTILFTTAELPKWNPMNVCSYHLQEAGATPVQELAYALATAIAVLDTVKASGEVPPDAFGEVVGRISFFVNAGLRFITEMCKMRAFCELWDEITRERYGVTDPKQRLFRYGVQVNSLGLTEQQAENNVYRILIEMLAVTLSKNARARAVQLPAWNEALGLPRPFDQQWSLRMQQILAYETDLLEYGDIFDGSKEIAAKVEELKREARETLSDIEKLGGAIAAVEMGYLKAQLVDSNSKRVEAIERGEQIVIGVNKYIEAEPSPLSTGEGSILTVPPEVEAEQIERLNAWRAARDGRAVRTALQELRDAAASGRNIMPASIAAAKAGVTTGEWALVLRDAFGEYRAPTGVGRAARNESPAPDDIRADIDRVSKKLGKRLKFLVGKPGLDGHSNGAEQIAVRARDAGMDVVYQGIRLTPAEIVSTAREEGVHVVGLSILSGSHVPLVKDVVARMKEAGIDVPVIVGGIIPPDDAATLKAAGVAAVYTPKDFELNRIMADIVRIVDGCASKAA, from the coding sequence ATGACCGAACAACCGCGACGCGACAAGCCTCCACGCGACAAGCCTTGGATTTTCCGGACCTACTCGGGGCATTCGAACGCCGCCGAGTCGAACGCGCTTTACCGCAAAAACCTCGCCAAGGGGCAGACCGGCCTCTCGGTCGCCTTCGATCTGCCGACCCAGACCGGCTACGATAGCGATCACATTCTCGCCCGCGGTGAGGTCGGCAAGGTGGGCGTGCCGATCTGCCATCTCGGCGACATGCGCACGCTATTCGAACAGATCCCGCTCGACGAGATGAACACCTCGATGACGATCAACGCGACGGCCGCCTGGCTGCTCGCGCTCTACATCGCGGTGGCGGACGAACAGGGCGTGCCGCGCGGGAAGCTGCAGGGCACGACGCAGAACGACATCGTGAAGGAATATCTCTCGCGCGGCACCTACGTGTTTCCGCCCGCGCCGTCGATGCGTCTGATCAAGGACACGATTTTGTTCACGACGGCCGAGCTGCCGAAGTGGAATCCGATGAACGTGTGCTCGTATCACCTGCAGGAGGCGGGCGCGACGCCGGTGCAGGAGTTAGCCTACGCGCTCGCGACCGCGATCGCGGTGCTCGATACCGTAAAAGCCTCCGGCGAGGTGCCGCCGGACGCGTTCGGCGAGGTGGTCGGGCGCATCTCGTTCTTCGTCAACGCCGGCCTGCGCTTCATCACCGAGATGTGCAAGATGCGCGCGTTCTGCGAATTGTGGGACGAGATCACGCGCGAGCGCTACGGCGTAACCGACCCGAAGCAGCGGCTGTTCCGCTACGGCGTGCAGGTGAACTCGCTCGGACTGACCGAGCAGCAGGCGGAAAACAACGTCTACCGCATCCTGATCGAGATGCTCGCCGTCACACTCTCGAAGAACGCGCGCGCGCGCGCCGTGCAGTTGCCGGCCTGGAACGAGGCGCTCGGCCTGCCGCGCCCGTTCGACCAGCAATGGTCGCTGCGCATGCAGCAGATCCTCGCTTACGAGACTGACCTGTTGGAGTACGGCGACATCTTCGACGGCTCCAAGGAGATCGCCGCCAAGGTCGAGGAATTGAAGCGCGAGGCGCGCGAAACGCTCTCGGACATCGAGAAGCTCGGCGGCGCGATCGCGGCGGTCGAGATGGGCTACCTGAAGGCGCAGCTCGTCGACAGCAATTCCAAGCGCGTCGAAGCGATCGAGCGCGGCGAGCAGATCGTGATCGGCGTCAACAAATACATCGAAGCCGAGCCCTCGCCGCTCTCGACCGGTGAAGGGTCGATCCTCACCGTGCCGCCGGAGGTCGAGGCGGAGCAGATCGAGCGGCTCAACGCCTGGCGCGCGGCGCGCGACGGCAGGGCTGTGAGAACGGCACTGCAGGAGTTGCGCGATGCCGCAGCGTCGGGGCGCAACATCATGCCGGCCTCGATTGCGGCCGCGAAGGCGGGCGTCACCACGGGCGAATGGGCGCTCGTTTTGCGCGATGCGTTCGGTGAGTACCGTGCACCCACGGGCGTGGGACGTGCCGCGCGCAACGAGAGCCCCGCGCCCGATGACATTCGCGCTGACATCGATCGCGTGTCGAAGAAGCTCGGCAAGCGGCTCAAGTTTCTTGTCGGCAAGCCCGGGCTCGACGGCCACTCCAACGGCGCCGAGCAGATCGCGGTCCGCGCGCGCGATGCCGGCATGGACGTCGTCTATCAGGGCATCCGCCTCACCCCGGCCGAAATTGTCTCGACCGCGCGCGAGGAAGGCGTGCACGTGGTCGGGCTCTCGATCCTCTCGGGCTCGCACGTGCCGCTGGTCAAGGATGTGGTCGCGCGCATGAAGGAGGCGGGCATCGATGTGCCGGTGATCGTCGGCGGCATCATCCCGCCGGACGATGCCGCCACGCTGAAGGCGGCTGGCGTTGCGGCCGTCTACACGCCGAAGGATTTCGAGCTGAACCGCATCATGGCCGACATCGTGCGTATCGTGGACGGATGCGCGAGCAAGGCGGCGTAG
- a CDS encoding 2-dehydropantoate 2-reductase, translating to MGARIAIVGTGAVGGYAGAHMAQAGEDVTFVDFWPENVETIRAKGLRISHLRDVPEFTTAARALHVTELQRFSKERPIDIAFICTKSYDTAWATMMIRQYLAPGGFVVSLQNCMNEETIAGVVGWGKTLGSIASSITVELCEPGHVRRAGGKHGAAHTVFRVGEVHGLVTDRAKEVCRLVALADSAMVTGNLWGERWSKLVVNAMGNGVSACTGLISRDILLDDGLRHFTARLGSEAIRVGQALGYQLEEVLHIDPEIVARAGEGDPQARAKYDAHRLAEAQKPGGGAHRPSMGQDMVKGRRTEIEFLNGLIVDKGKEIGVSTPANAALTDIVKRVEKGELAPDKRHILELRLN from the coding sequence ATGGGCGCGAGGATTGCGATTGTCGGCACGGGTGCGGTGGGCGGCTATGCCGGCGCCCACATGGCGCAAGCCGGAGAGGATGTGACCTTCGTCGACTTCTGGCCGGAGAATGTCGAGACGATACGGGCGAAGGGCTTGCGGATCAGCCATCTGCGCGACGTGCCGGAGTTCACGACGGCGGCGCGCGCGCTGCATGTGACCGAGTTGCAGCGCTTTTCGAAGGAAAGGCCGATCGATATCGCCTTCATCTGCACGAAGTCCTACGACACGGCCTGGGCGACGATGATGATCAGGCAGTACCTCGCGCCGGGTGGCTTTGTCGTCTCGCTGCAGAACTGCATGAACGAGGAGACGATCGCCGGCGTCGTCGGCTGGGGAAAGACGCTGGGCTCGATCGCGAGTTCGATCACGGTCGAACTTTGCGAGCCGGGCCACGTCCGCCGGGCGGGGGGCAAGCATGGCGCGGCCCACACCGTGTTCCGCGTCGGCGAGGTGCACGGTCTTGTCACGGACCGAGCCAAGGAGGTCTGCCGCCTGGTTGCTCTCGCGGACTCCGCAATGGTGACGGGGAATCTTTGGGGCGAGCGCTGGTCGAAGCTTGTCGTCAACGCCATGGGGAACGGCGTCTCGGCCTGCACCGGCCTCATCAGCCGCGACATCCTGCTCGATGACGGGCTGCGCCATTTCACGGCCCGGCTCGGGAGCGAGGCGATCCGTGTCGGCCAGGCGCTCGGCTACCAGCTCGAAGAGGTTCTCCACATCGACCCCGAGATCGTGGCACGCGCCGGCGAAGGCGATCCGCAAGCGAGGGCCAAGTACGACGCACACCGCCTCGCCGAGGCGCAGAAGCCCGGCGGTGGCGCGCACAGGCCGTCGATGGGTCAGGATATGGTCAAGGGCCGCCGCACGGAGATCGAGTTCCTCAACGGATTGATCGTCGACAAGGGCAAGGAGATCGGCGTGTCCACGCCGGCGAACGCCGCGCTGACCGACATCGTCAAGCGGGTTGAGAAAGGTGAGCTAGCGCCCGACAAGCGCCATATCCTGGAGCTGCGTTTGAACTGA